Proteins encoded within one genomic window of Gallus gallus isolate bGalGal1 chromosome 1, bGalGal1.mat.broiler.GRCg7b, whole genome shotgun sequence:
- the LOC427948 gene encoding olfactory receptor 10AC1 — protein sequence MPCEGCMERDNESTDATMEFLLLGFSELFCLRVLLFLIFLIIHLVTLAGNMMIFIAVFMEHSRPPMLFFLCQLSIIELCYTLVIVPKALLGLMVMNGITISFIGYAAQMYLFVGLGGAECFLLAAMSYDRYIAICQPLHYTVVMSEGLCLRLSIACCLGGFAVALGLTVSVFHLPFCQSHHINHFFCDVPAVLHLACTHSYTPELPLLAACVLLLLLPFLLILTSYVCIAAVLLRITSSLRRGKAFSTCLSHLTITLLHYGCASFMYIRPKSSYSPARDKMVSLVYTNITPLLYPLIYSLRNKEIRGVLRKMLRRKRTAQLNWGTTRAVTAEN from the coding sequence ATGCCATGTGAAGGATGCATGGAGAGGGACAATGAGAGCACTGATGCAACCATGGAGTTCCTCCTTCTTGGCTTCTCTGAGCTGTTCTGTCTGCGGGTCCTCCTCTTCCTTATCTTTCTCATCATCCATTTGGTCACATTGGCAGGGAATATGATGATCTTCATAGCTGTGTTTATGGAGCACTCTCGTCCTCccatgcttttcttcctctgtcagCTCTCTATCATTGAGCTTTGCTACACCTTAGTCATTGTCCCTAAGGCACTCCTTGGCCTGATGGTTATGAATGGCATCACCATTTCCTTCATAGGCTACGCTGCCCAGATGTACCTTTTCGTGGGGCTCGGTGGAGCCGAATGCTTTCTCCTGGCAGCCATGTCGTATGACCGCTACATTGCCATCTGCCAGCCCCTTCACTACACAGTGGTGATGAGCGAGGGGCTCTGCCTTAGGCTGTCCATAGCGTGCTGTCTGGGAGGCTTTGCTGTTGCCCTGGGGTTGACAGTGTCTGTTTTCCACTTACCTTTCTGTCAGTCACATCACATCAACCACTTCTTCTGTGatgtccctgcagtgctgcacctgGCCTGCACACACAGCTACACCCCCGAGCTTcccctgctggctgcctgcgTGCTCCTCCTGCTACTTCCCTTCCTCCTGATCCTCACCTCTTATGTGtgtattgctgctgttttgctaCGTATCACTTCCTCCCTCAGAAGGGGCAAGGCCTTTTCCACCTGCTTATCACACTTGACCATCACGTTGCTGCACTATGGATGTGCCTCCTTCATGTACATTCGTCCCAAGTCCAGTTACTCACCAGCTCGAGACAAGATGGTTTCTCTAGTCTACACCAATATTACTCCATTACTATACCCCCTTATTTATAGCTTGAGGAACAAGGAAATCAGAGGAGTCCTAAGGAAAAtgttgaggaggaagagaacagCTCAGCTGAACTGGGGTACTACTAGGGCTGTTACAGCTGAGAACTAA